The genomic region tcctCCTCATTGATTTGCATGATTGAGGCTCCAACCATTTGTTAGAAGTACAATTTTCATTGCACCAAATGATTGacttgttaatgcttgatacaaccactagacttatagaatccataggaggcaattACATCATGAcacaaacccgagcgttgcacTACATAGAACAAGGAGACCATTGTTGCAcatcttgcaacaatcccccccgcCCCTCAACACAAGCaagggggtttgaacttgtgacctgggctctaataccacttgttagaagtgcagttgttgttgcaccaaaagagcGACTTGTTAATACtcgatacaaccaatagacttatagaatccataggaggtagttaagccatgtcataaaCTAGAGCGTTACATTGCACAAcccaaggagaccaagggcgtacACCTTGCAACACCATTATCATTAAAATCTTGTTATTAGGTAGATGGTTAGTCTTATCCAACTAGATATATTCTTCAAGAATATGCTTCCTAATATAACTATAAAAGTCTCTCGAAAAATCATAAGAATAAAAACAAGGAATCATATAATTTAAGCTAAAAGAAGTTTCTCATATATGACAATAAtatttttctatcatttatattattttttagatggagtgaaatttaaaattaattctaattaaagtttgatttgaatatatatttctcaaataattatgaaataattaaaataaaatataatcaattgaaaataattttaaaatgttgaaataaaaaataaaaaataaattcacaAATTATTTTTTAATGTACATCTAATACAATTATCCAATATGAAATAGAATAGCTATTTAACACAttcatatataaataaattaataacaaaATTTATCAACTCGTATTCTTACAAATATATTGGTACAAATTCAATTCTTTTATGTGAAATTTTAGATTTAGATGTTTTTTTTTTGGAGAGGTTGAGTATGCTACATTTGCTTTTCttttactttttaaaaatataaaaaatattttgcacGGTGATAGAACTctattttgaaatgtttttgttattttggaGAGGTTGATTTATTTTGGGTGGTATCTAAAAATGTCACAATTTTCACATAACATGAGGATAAGTTGAAAATTATAGATTTCGGCCCTATTCAATAGAATTAGCTGGTCTTTTATTTTTCAGTTATATATGTAACACCAAGGTTAGTCAACCAACTTTGAACCTATTAGATTTACTCTTCTTTCATTTTTGGACACCATAGATTTActcttcttttatgttttaatcATATTTGACATGGTTATAGAAttctatttaaatatatttttgccAATATTGATTCGGATTTAGATAGGGCATTCAAAATAATTGAAAGATACAACCACTGAAAGACAAATGTTATAATAAGATATTTTTTGTTTAATAAAAGAAATTAAGAcggggagagaaagagaaagaaaaggatagaTTAACCATCTGTTAAAACTCTTCATCATATCATATTAAAAGAAGAAAGCAAAAGGTAACTAGTTACACTCTCCGTATATTTGGCTGTAAATCTTCTCAGTTGGAACCCAAGTAGAAAACCTACAACAGATCTGAAAGCCCAGAACAGATCTCACTATTTCAAATCAACAGATCTCCGTACATTAAAAACACAGCTCTCCTCAGCTCAAACACTCACATCACACCTGGTGCCCTCCTCCAGAGGAAGTTGATCGCCATTACAACAGCTGGTAAAACCCATAATAGCAAAACAATCAACATTCAGATGGTAATACCGAGAAGTCCACGTCCCTACCTTCCAGCGGATCTTTCCCCCGATCTTCAGATTCACAGAAAGAACTCCGCTCTGCTGCTCGGCTCTCAAATGTTCTGCAACAACCGGAGCCAACGGAACGGAGCTCCCGTAGAGAACAGGGGCGATAATGTTGGCATCGTTGTAGCCCTGGTAGAACGGTGTTAAAGGGGTGTCGGGGGTGATCTGCTGGGTCATGTAGCTGGCATAGGCACTGATCCGGTCATAGTAGACGCCGATCCGGCCATTTGGGTTGCGTGAAATGATGGTGAACTGCAGGACAGAGGTGAGCGTTCCATCTCCTGTGACGTTCCACTTGCGGATAACGGCGTCCTGCACAAAGAACCGTGGCTTATGCGGACGGAGCGCTAAGTATATGACCAGGAAAACGAAAAGCACTACTGCGATGAAAACTAGCAAGCCTTTCAATAGCCAACGCCAGTACTTATTCTCAGGACACCGTACACGAATGCTCAGAAATTTGCCATGATGTTTGCCGCAGCTCTTATGCATTTTGTATTCTGGGAGCTTTGTTACAAAGCAAATCTGAGTTGAAGGCCCAGAGAAAGAATAGTAATTCTCTGTGGCTTGCGCAGGCCTGACCAAATTATTATAGGAGGAAGGGAAAAAAATTCTCTACCGTCTGCTATCTGCCAACGCCACATTGTAATCATCAATCTTGCAAGTGGGAAATGAATGGAATAGTAAGAGAATATTAGAGATAGATAAATGCAAGCATGTCCGGTTAAGCTGAAGTATCGGCCGGCAGAGAGTGAAGTAGACAAGCCAATAATTGTGGGCATATTAAATCAATGGAGAGAATTTTCTAATCAGGAAAACCTATATTAAAATGGCGAAGTTGCCATCATAACTGGAAACGTCGCAGTGGAACTGAAACTCTTCTAAGAGAATCTATGCTTTCATTGATCTTATCGGGCACTAGAAGTTAAACATTCTCCTTATATGTCGAAGCCCAGAAAAAGGAGGATGTTTCATTCAAAATGTACCAACGGTGGTAAAAGCTATAAAATAGAAGTGAAAATACAAGAAAGATGTGTCATTCAAACAGCGCAGAGCTGTATCTATGCAAGAGAAGAGAAGAAAACATTGCAGAGTATAAGTTTCACAAGCTTAGAAGTGAGGTGTGTTGCCGCTCTTGgtcattgttggcattacattcgATATACATGGTTGACATATTTGTTCTATCATTTTCATGCTAGTTACATATAGTAATATTCTTGCATATTTTATGATGGGTTATGAACTCTTGACATTTCATAAGACATTGGTAACTTATTTATCTTGGCTATCAATATAGGTTGATATCTTATCAATAAAATATAGTTCagttattaataatttatttttaatattttttactagATTAATAGAGTATTGATTACTTGTGTTTTGCAAGGATGTATTAATAAGGGAAAAGAAACTTTCTGAAATCTTTCATTCTAGGGGTCTGCAACTAGGGTTTGACGTGGACCTTCTGGTTGTTCTTTATGTTGGGGTCCTCACTCCTGTGTGTGGAGGAGGCAAGACCTCCTCCACGGTGGTaatgtgctctctctctctctctctctctctctctctctctctctctctctctctctctcttctaacCCCTCGCCGAGGCTCTCTCTGTACAGTTTTTTGCAGTTATTGCAAGCACGAGTGGAGGCAGACGCATTCAATGCCCGATGGACACGAACTCAAGTGGTCTAAATGCATCCCAACTACCCTCGTCAAAAACTCTGGAGGAAGGACTTATTGGCAAGTCCTTTCAAGACGTCATCGTTGGTGATGCTCTGTAGGTCCCCTGTGAAGCCAAATTCCATTCGGTAAGTGCTTTGTCTTCTAGCTGCCATGGTAGAGATGGAGGACGAGGTGAGGACCCTTCCTTGGCTCCCTGTACCTTTTCTATTTCCCCTAATGATTCCATGGCGGAAGCCTTTGAACTAGAAAATAAGAGGCTCCAAGATATTGCCATTTTCTTTGCAATTGCTAATTTAGATAAATGTCTGGCTAGGAAATTTCTAGATGATTGCATGAAAAATGTGTGGGTTAGAAAGCTAGgggttaattttttgtttttgtagAATGATTTAGAAgggtttatatattattttatttaaggaTAATAAATCACAGTTAGAGGTCCTCCATAAACAGTTTTGGGTGATTGGGAAAAGCATCTTCAGAGCCCTCAAATTGTCCTTTGATGTGATTAACAAAGAAATTCTAGCTATTTCCTGCCCACATTAGCTCCTAATTAAAAAAATTCCTCCCACTTTTTGGAATTTCATACCTAAAATTCTTGAATCTATTGGCAAACTGATTAGGGTTGATCATTCTTTGAATCTTGTCCCCCACCTTAATGCCAGACTCGTAGTATCCATTAATCCTAGCATTGATATCCCTAGATTTCTTGAAATTAAATTTTGAGACGACACCTTCACCTATGTTTTATAAACCCTGTGGGGGTTGAACTCTTGTTTCTTGTGTGAATGGGAAGGTCACATCAGATGATCATGCCCTATTCTCTcggctaaaaataaaaatattggtaaCCCCCCTCGAACCGTCACTAAAAAAGACGGTTTTGGCCACCTCAATTCTTCCTCCGAGATTGAAGAATCACCACCTATCTGGGATAAACTAGACTCTCTTAGCAAGACCCTTAATAATGCAATGGCTAGTCTCTAAAAAATTCAACCAGTTAACTCCCCTGTTATTGAAAAAGATATAGACTTCGGTTCCTTTAATGCAGACCCCCCTCCCCACTCGGGTGTTTCTACTGCCATCTTCCAAATGGAAGGAGTTGAGGGCTTTGGCTTCCAGGTGGTCTCTAGAAAGAACAAAAGGACAAAAAAGAAGAATTCCCAACAATTGGCTTTGGAAAGAATTAGGACTAGGCGGCACCAAAAATCATGTACTTTCGAGACATGCATGGAAGATGATGGATGTAGGCCCCTGCCTGAGACTCTAGTAATGAACAACCCTGATGAGGACTCTCATGTCAAGTCAATTGTTAGGACTTTTGAAGGGATTGATCATGGAGTTGGTGATAATAGAAGAAGGGAATCAACCCCCCTACCCCTTGCCATACGTAGGCTGCTCcttgttgacatgttttttatgattacgtcgaacacagaataaagtttcctaatggtcacttcactctctcttgatcaaagtgcgattgtaTGCTAatattgcaagaagttcaaacaatcgaatccaaggttccttcaatgcatGGACGTGGCTCATTGAGCTGATgtgtttgctggtaatccaaggggcctaaCGTTTGCattattctttcacttctttgttgtggctagaACTCCATCATCGAATGTGACAATTCTGTGATGTTGCTGCTTCGAatagactaaaatgaactgaaagtaaaagggaaaggggtttagaaggatctaaatatactcctaagggcagtgataacaatgaatagtgctttggtggacaatttccaaataaaccaagctctgcttcgccaagatcaactacaactctgcaagaaccagtgcaatcttttggggatgctagaggattttcaaatcaagaaagtacatttgaatacccaaaaatggtgcaatccaaacgactatccacaatcgaactcaacacaaatttagggggctcaaactaactttacactacaacttacaatcaacaagatgcaaaaagtaagaaccatggaaattcatcagacatcattacattctccattgaaatcaaaacactttactatttctaatctaagtgaggaaggtgaaaccatgcaagttttgaaaaaataacttaagtagacaccatcagagaacaatgtttctctactattttctcaaaaacttatcacaacaatttcatacaaagctccatcctctacaaatgaggggggtcacccctttatataggccttagGCCATGATTACATGAAAACCGTAAtcagggttttccctaaaagattctccactcaagatgcaactaGGTgcgaatctccaattaataacccatcatgcccatatacaattaatttaaAAGTAGCCAAATAGCATCCATTtcacattaaatgcaccacctccttcaaattcacCCAGCATGTGTTGAATATTCAACCATgtaaaaatcaccccattatgtcataaatgattCATCGTTTCTACATgcggcggctgcatgcaaaaggaatgtGCCATAAATTTGACATGCAATGACCGGGtcaccatttggtcaaatattctagTAATGAATGTTCCACTCTATTGCCACATGTTCAATCGATTCtcaccatgcaagtggaccccgctattgtatatccgctcctgcacatctggaattgttggggagggaaaattcgattcaagaataattttcttgaagtctcttcaactttccttgctcagagaaggttttttcatcaattctgcacatttcctattttttaggaaaatttccaaattagggttccacgaTCCAAGAGAGAGAAAATTCTTCTACAAATCGAAATCTGTAGAAAGTTTTGAAATTTAGATGTGATTTGATGCCTGGGAAtggatttttaaaaacttttccTGGAGGAAATTTCTTGTTTAGCTCATCCctaattccttccttgccttagaaattttatcttcaattcatccttggatgGGATTTCTTAttgtggaggaattttcctttggaaataaatttgttccttaccctgaggaaggaaattcttcctgccttagccaattttcatgatttccaagagcTATGtcttgaaggaagaaatttcaaacacttagtcaatttttcacctttcttggaattctgtcatgaaggaaggaatttccgacacttagccaaattttcatctttcttggaatttcttcttcttgggtgcaattcttccccgatgaaggaattcatctcttTGTGCATTGTTCATTCTGGTACCCTCCACAAGGTTGGGGTGGAAATTCctcctgaggaaggaattcattgttttgtgaattgtccatgtcttcttttcaacatccctattttttaggaatcctcctaaaatttaggagccaggttcattgggtggagaattctgccacgattctgaatctataacaatttcctcattccggcgagattcggtgtctaaaaatagaaaattcaaaaatttgtttAAGGGCAATTTTATTTTCTATTCCTCCTTGACCCCTTGGATTCCATGCTTGAGGCAAAATTTCAACTTTTTAGGTTGGGCGTTGAATTTTCTCTATGTGAAGGATTCACGAAATTTATCCATCTGTCCTTGCCTGACTCTTTTTGGTGCCCAACTGCATCCTTGGGTGGAATTTTcgctatgccatggattcatggaattttccatctgtccttgcctTCCTCATTTTGGCACCCAACTACATACTTGGGCCGAATTTTCActctgccatggattcatggaattttccatttTTCCTTGCCTCCCTCAGTTTGGTGCCCAACTACATCCTTGGGTGGAATTTTCACTCtaccatggattcatggaattttccactTATCCTTGCCTCtttcattttggcgcccaactgcatccttgggcgAAATTTTCActctgccatggattcatggaattttccactTATCCTTGCCTCTTCCATTTTGGCACCCAAATGtatccttgggcggaattttcactttaccatggattcatggaattttccatttATCCTTTCCTCCCTTAGTTTGGTGCCCAACTGCATCCCTGGGCACAATTTTCACTATGTGAAGGATTCATGGAAATTTTTCACAAGTTCTAGGCTCTACGTCAGGATAtagatatgaaatataacatttaagtataagtggcatcttcaatatgtctttttcctttcttataatttaagttatatttcatatatattgtcaagatgtttgagagtggttttaggtccataggaatcataatgcaaattttggattttggaagatcttccaattttccagacttagtcaaacttcaagctattttcagatcaggatgacattggtggattgatgtgaatttctagactcggatgattttgcatgctttcctcttctagaataggagttccaaacttaaccattttttgacCCAAACGTTCAGTCTTCAAAGATATTCAGCTTTCAGTGTTTTCCTATGAAGAACTTGCCAAAACTAGATTTTCcgaatagtaagtgtttcaaaatgtcaaggtttgggcaaaataggtcaaaaaagcacttactaaaaatataaacttactaaaaaatagaacttaccaaaaatagtaagtttaattttttggcaaaattagaccaatccgagacttagaaaaatccctaaaaaatagggactgtCTAAAACTAGAAAGTTTCTcgatttgggctcaaattttattgggaggtcccttgaagggtcttgattccagtcgtatgttcagtttttccaaaaccctaacaaaaacccctaaaatctaggacaaaaggcataaacccaaaaacaagacaaaatatgCCCTAGgcttagccaaatttgctcaaacgaaaggCAAACTTGACCAATATGAcccccaaatacttgcaaagaaGAGAGATGGACAAGACTACtacgaaaagaccccaaaaacacAAGCCAAAAGACGGAGAGCGCCTACAAAGTAGGGGGttcccatttgtaatggggcgatgtgtgaaaacatcacaacactccTACTTCTAATTAGTTCCAAGCCTTGGATAATTTATCCAATTCGACCTTAATATAGACTGGCATTGATGATCCCCCCAGGCTTGGAGATTTTTCCTCTCCTTCTATTATCATTGCCTCCCTGGATTCTGTCCCTATGAAATCAAAGTCCCCGATTGATGATGATAATGTCTTCTATGAGGTTATCCTAGCTACTCCAAGAATTGACAATCCTAAATCTATTTGCCCATCTGAGACAAGCCTATCTGGGGGACATTCCTCTGAAGAAACCTCCACAGTTGACATTCATGAGTCTGAGGTGGAGACTGATTTAAGATGCAACTTGTGGATTATTACTGGTGAGggattgaaggataatgataatcTAAATGAAGAAATATCTAAAATCAAAGCACTCATTAGGAGGAAAAGAGGTAGGCCATTAGGCTATAAAAACAAGCTCTCTCCTATACATAAAAAATCTAACTGGAAGGCTAGCTTCCCCAGGTGCTTTAGCAGCTTTAAGGCTGACAAGAATGATAATTAACTATTTGTCCTCCATGAAGTGCCTATCTTGGAATATCAATGGGTTAGAATCCCCAGAAAAGAAATATGTTGTGAGAAGAATGCTCAAGTAGCATAAGGACTTGGATTTTGCCCTTCTCCAGGGGGTCAAAGTTGTTAGTTTTTCATTGGAGGTTAATCCTAACTTTATTTGGAGTGAATCCCTCAAATTTTTCACTAAGCATGAGAAAGGCAAAGGGGGGGCGGCTATTCTTGTTAACCCTACATGGAGAAACTATATCCTTTGCTCAGGAATTTCCCCATGCAATAGAGTTGTTTGGGTTACCTTCCAACATGGTGACTCTTCCTTTGGGTTATGCACCATTTACACCCCCAATGATTATAGGGATAGATCTGACCTCTGGCAATGGCTTACATCACTCCCTGACATTCTGTGGATCCTAGGGGGAGATTTCAATATGATTGAACATATGGAAGACAAAGTAGGAGGGGCCATTCTTGACTGGAAAGTGGGGGAGAAGCTTCATTGGGATAGACTGAAAAGCATTAAGATACTCTTTGATCCTTTCGAAGGTTTAAAACAAGTCTATAAGGGTATTTGGTTTACCTAGTGAAACTATCAGAAAGCTGACAACAAGATCTTTTCCAGACTGGACAAATTTTACACCAATAAAGATATCTTTTCTTTTATCCCAAATCAAAAAGGTTGCCTGGTAGTTGCTAGGCCCTCCTCCCTTTCTGACCATCACCCCATTTTTGTAAATATTTCCCTTAGGAGCTCAAGCAAGCCCATTAACAAGAGTGATAGAAAATTCATTCTTAATAATAAGCTTCTTATAGATCAAGATGTCTTAGCTACTATCCATATTGTGAGGTTGTTCAATAAGTGGAAGTCTTAAGATGTTTCTAATTTCCATAGATGGAATACCTCAGTAACTAGTTGGTAGAAGATTCTTTGTACCTTTGGCAAGAAGAAGGCCAAGGATGCCAGACAGGTAGAGCTTATCCTATCCTCTAATTTGCATAAGGaagaacaagacattcaaaataatcCTAACAACTCTCACCTTACCCACTTGGTGGCGGTGGCTAGAGATAAGCTCAGAAATCATCAACATGATAGAGCCTTGGGAGCTTGAGCTAGAGTTAGTATATTATGGCCATCTCAAGGGGACAAAGGCTCTAAGTTCATCTTTAACCTTCTGAAACAAAAATAGTGTAAGGAAAAAATTGACAAACTTTGGGTGGACAGCATGGAAGTTTCTGTTGATGAGGAAATCATGAGTGA from Cryptomeria japonica chromosome 3, Sugi_1.0, whole genome shotgun sequence harbors:
- the LOC131063887 gene encoding NDR1/HIN1-like protein 1; protein product: MHKSCGKHHGKFLSIRVRCPENKYWRWLLKGLLVFIAVVLFVFLVIYLALRPHKPRFFVQDAVIRKWNVTGDGTLTSVLQFTIISRNPNGRIGVYYDRISAYASYMTQQITPDTPLTPFYQGYNDANIIAPVLYGSSVPLAPVVAEHLRAEQQSGVLSVNLKIGGKIRWKVGTWTSRYYHLNVDCFAIMGFTSCCNGDQLPLEEGTRCDVSV